The Staphylococcus carnosus genome has a segment encoding these proteins:
- the purD gene encoding phosphoribosylamine--glycine ligase, which translates to MKVLVIGGGGREHVLAHKLNQSELVDQVFAIPGNAAMENVAEVHSEIAETAHDEIVEFAKAHDVEWTVVGPEQPLTEGLGDKLRQAGVKVFGPGEKAAQIEGSKSFAKRIMEKYGIPTAEYVEVDSKSEALKYVEDCKIPVVLKKDGLAAGKGVIIAMTREEAKEAVETLYPEENGKVVFEEFLEGEEYSVMTFVNGDYAVPFDTIAQDHKRAFDGDKGPNTGGMGAYCPVPHISEDVLERTNAEIAQPIAKAMQEEGYPFFGVLYIGAILTDEGPKVIEFNARFGDPEAQVLLTRLESDLMQHILDLEERKPIEYKWKDEAVVGVMLASKGYPGSYEKGVKVSGFDLDGQTFVSGLKKEDDDYVTSGGRVILVIGEGKTVSEAKSNAYKKADGIDSEGLFYRRDISDKAIKHEA; encoded by the coding sequence ATGAAAGTATTAGTAATCGGCGGCGGGGGCAGAGAACATGTCCTTGCGCATAAATTAAATCAATCTGAACTCGTAGATCAAGTGTTCGCAATTCCAGGTAATGCGGCGATGGAAAATGTGGCAGAAGTGCATAGTGAAATTGCTGAAACAGCCCATGATGAAATTGTTGAATTTGCAAAAGCCCATGATGTTGAATGGACGGTAGTAGGACCAGAACAACCATTAACTGAAGGTTTAGGAGATAAATTACGCCAAGCAGGTGTTAAAGTCTTCGGACCAGGTGAAAAAGCAGCGCAAATTGAAGGTTCTAAATCATTTGCAAAACGTATTATGGAAAAATATGGTATTCCAACTGCAGAATATGTAGAAGTAGATTCTAAGTCTGAAGCTTTAAAATATGTTGAAGACTGTAAGATTCCTGTTGTCTTGAAAAAAGACGGCTTAGCTGCCGGTAAAGGTGTTATTATTGCGATGACACGTGAAGAAGCTAAAGAAGCGGTTGAAACACTATATCCAGAAGAGAATGGAAAAGTTGTTTTTGAAGAGTTTTTAGAAGGTGAAGAGTACTCTGTAATGACATTTGTTAATGGTGATTACGCTGTACCTTTTGATACGATTGCACAAGACCACAAGCGTGCATTTGATGGCGACAAAGGACCTAATACAGGAGGTATGGGTGCATATTGTCCTGTACCGCACATTTCTGAAGATGTATTAGAACGTACGAATGCTGAAATTGCACAACCTATTGCGAAAGCGATGCAAGAAGAAGGTTATCCATTCTTCGGTGTGTTATATATAGGTGCAATTTTAACTGACGAAGGACCTAAAGTCATTGAATTTAATGCGCGTTTCGGTGATCCGGAAGCACAAGTGTTATTGACACGCTTAGAGAGTGATTTGATGCAGCATATCTTAGACTTAGAAGAACGTAAGCCAATTGAGTACAAATGGAAAGATGAAGCGGTTGTAGGAGTTATGCTTGCATCTAAAGGCTATCCTGGATCTTATGAAAAAGGTGTTAAAGTCAGTGGCTTTGATTTAGACGGTCAAACATTTGTCAGCGGCTTGAAAAAAGAAGACGATGATTATGTTACTTCCGGAGGACGTGTTATCTTAGTTATCGGCGAAGGCAAAACTGTTAGTGAAGCTAAATCGAATGCTTATAAAAAGGCTGATGGAATTGATAGCGAAGGTTTATTCTACCGTCGTGATATCAGCGATAAAGCGATCAAACATGAAGCATAA
- the purH gene encoding bifunctional phosphoribosylaminoimidazolecarboxamide formyltransferase/IMP cyclohydrolase, whose amino-acid sequence MKKVILSVSDKSGIVDFAKSLVGLDYELYSTGGTKRALDEAGVPVKSVSDLTQFDEIMDGRVKTLHPAVHGGILADRDKPEHLQQLKDKGIDLIDIVVVNLYPFKETVANPDVTEMDAIENIDIGGPTMLRAAAKNFKHVTTIVDPSDYDEVIEHIKNDSLDETFRKSLMIKVFEHTNDYDNAIVNFFKENKEPLRYGENPQQDAYFVRTSDAPNTIAGAKQLHGKQLSFNNIKDADATLALAKKFEEPAAVAVKHMNPCGVGVGSSIEEAFQNAYDADSQSIFGGIVAVNRPVTKELAEKLHSIFLEVVIAPSFTEEALEVLTKKKNIRLLEVEMTVDHDEKEYVSVSGGYLVQDKDTKTISRDDMKVVTKAEPTEEQWKAMELGWKVVPSVKSNAIILSNDHQTVGIGAGQMNRVGSAEIAIERAIEINDNVALVSDGFFPMDDTVELAAKAGIKAIIQPGGSIKDQDSIDMADKHGIAMVMTGVRHFKH is encoded by the coding sequence ATGAAAAAAGTTATTTTAAGTGTTTCAGATAAAAGTGGAATTGTAGACTTTGCCAAATCATTAGTTGGTTTAGATTATGAATTATACTCAACTGGTGGTACAAAACGTGCGCTAGACGAAGCAGGGGTGCCAGTTAAATCAGTATCAGATTTAACACAATTTGATGAAATCATGGATGGACGCGTTAAAACATTACATCCTGCAGTGCACGGAGGTATTTTAGCGGATAGAGATAAACCAGAACATTTACAACAGTTGAAAGATAAAGGGATTGATTTAATTGATATAGTTGTTGTAAATTTATATCCTTTTAAAGAAACAGTTGCTAATCCAGATGTAACAGAAATGGATGCGATTGAAAACATCGATATCGGCGGACCTACTATGTTGCGTGCAGCTGCTAAAAACTTCAAACATGTCACAACTATTGTTGATCCTTCCGACTATGATGAAGTGATTGAACATATTAAAAATGACTCTTTAGATGAAACATTCCGCAAATCATTAATGATTAAAGTGTTTGAACATACAAATGACTATGACAATGCGATTGTGAACTTCTTTAAAGAAAATAAAGAACCTTTACGTTATGGTGAAAATCCACAGCAAGATGCTTACTTTGTACGTACTTCTGATGCACCGAATACGATTGCAGGTGCAAAACAATTACATGGTAAACAATTAAGCTTTAATAATATTAAAGATGCTGATGCAACACTAGCTTTAGCTAAGAAGTTTGAAGAACCTGCTGCTGTTGCAGTAAAACATATGAACCCTTGCGGTGTAGGTGTAGGGTCTTCTATCGAAGAAGCATTCCAAAATGCATATGATGCAGACAGCCAATCTATCTTCGGCGGTATTGTAGCAGTGAATCGACCTGTTACAAAAGAACTTGCTGAAAAGTTACATTCAATCTTTTTAGAAGTAGTTATTGCTCCTTCATTTACTGAAGAAGCTTTAGAAGTATTGACTAAAAAGAAAAATATTCGTTTGCTAGAAGTTGAAATGACAGTAGACCACGATGAGAAAGAATATGTATCTGTATCTGGCGGTTATTTAGTACAAGACAAAGATACAAAAACAATTTCTCGTGACGATATGAAAGTAGTGACTAAAGCAGAACCGACTGAAGAACAATGGAAAGCTATGGAATTAGGCTGGAAAGTAGTTCCTTCAGTAAAAAGTAATGCCATCATTTTAAGTAATGATCATCAAACAGTTGGTATTGGTGCAGGTCAAATGAATCGCGTAGGTTCAGCTGAAATCGCAATTGAACGTGCGATTGAAATTAATGACAATGTAGCACTTGTTTCTGATGGTTTCTTCCCAATGGACGATACTGTAGAACTTGCAGCTAAAGCAGGTATTAAAGCAATTATCCAACCAGGCGGATCTATTAAAGACCAAGACTCTATTGATATGGCAGACAAACATGGCATTGCAATGGTAATGACAGGTGTACGCCACTTCAAACATTAA
- the purN gene encoding phosphoribosylglycinamide formyltransferase, whose protein sequence is MTKVAVFASGSGSNFENIAQRVQDGRLNNIEITALYVDHDDAYAIQRAEKLDIPVHITLPKTFNSKKEYEQQLLKLLKEEDVEWIVLAGYMRLIGADLLDAYERRILNIHPALLPKYKGIDAIGQAYESGDKVTGTTVHFVDSGMDTGEIIEQSQCDIYPDDTKEQLEDRIKHLEYELYPKVIANIIR, encoded by the coding sequence GTGACTAAAGTAGCAGTTTTTGCCTCAGGTTCTGGAAGCAACTTTGAAAATATCGCACAACGTGTACAAGACGGTCGATTGAATAATATCGAAATAACTGCATTATATGTAGATCATGATGATGCTTATGCAATTCAACGTGCTGAAAAATTAGATATTCCGGTTCATATCACATTACCTAAAACTTTCAATTCTAAAAAAGAATATGAGCAGCAATTGCTTAAACTTTTAAAAGAAGAAGATGTGGAATGGATTGTACTTGCAGGATATATGCGTTTAATCGGTGCGGATTTATTAGATGCATACGAAAGACGTATTTTAAATATTCATCCTGCGCTATTGCCGAAATACAAAGGCATTGATGCTATTGGACAAGCATATGAAAGTGGAGATAAAGTCACAGGTACAACAGTGCATTTTGTTGATAGCGGTATGGATACTGGCGAAATTATCGAGCAAAGCCAATGTGACATCTACCCAGATGATACAAAAGAACAACTTGAAGACCGCATTAAGCATTTAGAATATGAATTATATCCTAAAGTAATTGCGAACATTATTCGATAA
- the purM gene encoding phosphoribosylformylglycinamidine cyclo-ligase, with protein MAESYKNAGVDIHAGYEAVERMKSHVQRTMRKEVLGGLGGFGAAFDLSQLNMQKPVLVSGTDGVGTKLKLAIDHDKHDTIGIDAVAMCVNDILTTGAEPLYFLDYIATNKVVPEVIEQIVKGVSDGCEETNTALIGGETAEMGEMYHEGEYDLAGFAVGAVEKDDYIDGSTVKPGQVIIGLASSGIHSNGYSLVRHLIKASEVDLNAEFENGKSYLDTFLEPTRLYVKPVLAVKEQVKLYAMTHITGGGFYENIPRALPEGVTAEIDVQSFPTPAVFDWLQKEGNIETEEMYNIFNMGIGFTLVVDEAEAEKTLSILKEQNVDAYQIGKITEASDEPIVLTGVKA; from the coding sequence GTGGCAGAGTCATATAAAAATGCAGGTGTAGATATTCATGCAGGTTACGAAGCGGTAGAACGTATGAAAAGTCATGTACAACGTACAATGCGCAAAGAAGTTCTAGGCGGTTTAGGAGGTTTCGGCGCAGCGTTTGATTTATCACAATTAAACATGCAGAAACCTGTTTTAGTTTCAGGTACAGATGGTGTCGGAACTAAATTAAAACTTGCGATTGATCATGATAAACATGACACAATCGGTATCGATGCTGTTGCAATGTGTGTGAATGATATTTTAACAACAGGAGCTGAACCGCTTTATTTCTTAGACTATATTGCAACGAATAAAGTGGTACCTGAAGTGATTGAACAAATCGTTAAAGGTGTCAGCGATGGCTGTGAAGAAACTAACACGGCTTTAATCGGCGGTGAAACTGCTGAAATGGGCGAAATGTATCATGAAGGTGAATATGATTTAGCAGGCTTTGCGGTTGGTGCAGTTGAAAAAGACGATTATATCGATGGATCAACTGTAAAACCAGGACAAGTGATTATTGGACTTGCTTCAAGCGGTATTCACTCAAATGGTTACAGTCTTGTACGTCATTTGATTAAAGCCTCTGAAGTTGATCTTAATGCAGAGTTTGAAAATGGTAAATCTTATTTAGACACATTCTTAGAACCGACACGTCTTTATGTTAAACCTGTTTTAGCAGTGAAAGAACAAGTGAAATTGTATGCGATGACTCATATCACTGGCGGCGGATTCTATGAAAATATTCCACGTGCATTGCCTGAAGGTGTTACAGCTGAAATCGATGTTCAATCCTTCCCGACACCAGCTGTTTTTGATTGGTTGCAAAAAGAAGGCAACATTGAAACTGAAGAAATGTATAACATTTTCAATATGGGTATCGGCTTTACATTAGTAGTTGATGAAGCAGAAGCTGAAAAAACATTGAGTATTTTAAAAGAACAAAATGTTGATGCTTACCAAATTGGTAAAATTACTGAAGCGAGCGACGAACCGATTGTATTAACGGGGGTTAAAGCGTGA
- the purF gene encoding amidophosphoribosyltransferase, translating to MYDIRGLNEECGVFGIWNHPHAATLTYMALHSLQHRGQEGAGIVCSNGESLFGARGMGLLTEAISDAQLESLQGFQNAIGHVRYATTGASEIANVQPFLFKHSKGDLGLAHNGNLTNAVQIRHALESEGSVFQTTSDSEVLAHLLIRGKSPNIKTNQKAALNQVKGAFSCVMLNTNQLAAVRDNNGVRPLMLGEVDGAYCVASETCAFQAIGATYIRDIEPGELITFSGENDIDYDYYSTNINHNMCSMEYVYFARPDSEFHKHSIYNVRKALGKKLASEMGIEADIVIGVPDSSLQAAKGFSEYTGIPNEQGLLKNRYIGRTFITPDQSVREKQVRMKHSPIRDVIEGKRVVVIDDSIVRGTTSKYIVKALKSAGAKEVHMGISSPPLVDPCYYGIDVSTHAELMAAQHTVEEMKEMIGADSLTYLSVEGMHEVFREFDSKGECDACFTGNYPIEIVDHQLPEVKELKRRGV from the coding sequence ATGTATGACATCCGCGGATTAAATGAAGAATGTGGAGTCTTTGGAATATGGAATCATCCTCATGCAGCTACACTAACTTACATGGCGTTGCACAGCTTGCAGCATCGTGGGCAAGAAGGTGCTGGTATCGTGTGTTCAAACGGCGAATCGCTGTTTGGCGCACGTGGCATGGGTTTGTTAACTGAAGCAATTTCAGATGCACAATTAGAATCATTGCAAGGTTTTCAAAATGCAATTGGACATGTGCGTTATGCGACAACAGGAGCTAGCGAGATTGCCAACGTACAACCATTCTTATTCAAACATTCAAAAGGTGATTTAGGATTAGCGCATAATGGTAATTTGACGAATGCAGTTCAAATTCGCCATGCCTTAGAATCAGAAGGCAGTGTATTCCAAACAACAAGTGATTCAGAAGTGCTGGCACATTTGTTGATTAGAGGGAAATCACCAAACATTAAAACCAATCAAAAAGCGGCATTAAATCAAGTTAAAGGTGCATTCAGCTGTGTCATGCTGAATACGAACCAATTAGCAGCAGTAAGAGACAACAATGGTGTACGTCCTTTGATGTTAGGTGAAGTAGACGGTGCATATTGTGTCGCAAGTGAAACTTGTGCGTTTCAAGCAATCGGTGCTACTTATATTCGAGATATCGAACCAGGTGAATTGATTACTTTCAGTGGTGAAAATGATATCGATTATGATTATTATTCAACAAATATCAATCATAATATGTGTTCGATGGAATATGTTTACTTTGCACGTCCCGATTCAGAATTCCATAAACACTCTATATACAATGTACGTAAAGCTTTAGGGAAAAAACTTGCGAGTGAAATGGGTATTGAAGCTGACATCGTCATCGGTGTCCCTGATTCTTCTTTACAAGCAGCTAAAGGCTTTTCAGAGTATACAGGTATTCCGAATGAGCAAGGACTATTAAAGAACCGTTATATCGGACGTACGTTTATTACACCAGATCAAAGTGTGCGTGAAAAACAAGTACGCATGAAACATTCACCAATCAGAGACGTGATTGAAGGAAAACGCGTTGTTGTAATCGATGACTCTATTGTACGTGGTACAACAAGTAAGTACATTGTAAAAGCTTTAAAATCAGCAGGTGCAAAAGAAGTACACATGGGTATTTCATCACCACCTTTAGTAGATCCATGCTATTACGGTATCGACGTTTCTACGCATGCTGAATTAATGGCAGCACAACATACAGTTGAAGAAATGAAAGAAATGATTGGTGCGGATTCTCTAACGTATCTTTCAGTAGAAGGCATGCATGAAGTATTTCGTGAGTTTGATTCAAAAGGCGAATGTGATGCTTGCTTTACAGGAAATTATCCAATCGAAATTGTCGATCATCAATTACCAGAAGTAAAAGAACTTAAGAGAAGAGGAGTGTAA
- the purL gene encoding phosphoribosylformylglycinamidine synthase subunit PurL has product MPKFIEPSIEEIKAEKLYSDMGLTDAEYDKVVDILGREPNFTEVGIFSVMWSEHCSYKHSKPFLKQFPTTSEHVLMGPGEGAGVVDIGDDQAVVFKVESHNHPSAIEPYQGAATGVGGIIRDIVSIGARPINLLNSLRFGELDEIQNRTLTRGVVAGIGGYGNCIGIPTTAGEIEFDERYDGNPLVNAMCVGIIDHDMIQKGTAKGVGNSVIYVGLKTGRDGIHGATFASEELSEESESKRPSVQIGDPFVGKKLMEATLEAITFPELVGIQDMGAAGLTSSSSEMAAKGGSGMHMRLDQVPVREEGISPYEMMLSETQERMLLVVEKGTEQKFLDLFDKHELDSAVIGEVTDTNRFVLTYEDEVYADIPVEPLADEAPVYILEGEEKAHNTSKNDYSNVDVNDVFKKLLAHPTIASKRYLYEQYDQQVGANTVVKPGLQASVVRVEGTNKAIASTIDGEARYVYNQPYEGGKMVVAEAYRNLIAVGATPLAMTDCLNYGSPEKKEIYQQLIDSTKGMAEACEVLKTPVVSGNVSLYNETKGTSIFPTPVVGMVGLIEDIDYLNDFHPHAGDKLYLVGETRNDFGGSQLEKLLYGKVNHESEALDLSEEVEKGEQIKKAIRDGKASHVQTVGKGGLLITLARFSAFYGLGVDAKLDVTDAQLFSESQGRYIVAVKEGQTLDIPNAQEIGTVKDNGQFKVTNGQTTVEENVSTLNEIWEGAIPQCMTSAD; this is encoded by the coding sequence ATGCCTAAGTTTATTGAACCAAGTATTGAAGAAATCAAAGCTGAAAAATTATACAGCGACATGGGATTAACTGACGCAGAATATGATAAAGTAGTCGACATTTTAGGAAGAGAGCCAAACTTTACTGAAGTAGGGATTTTTTCTGTAATGTGGAGTGAACATTGTTCATATAAACATTCAAAACCATTTTTAAAACAGTTCCCGACAACAAGCGAACATGTATTAATGGGACCTGGTGAAGGTGCTGGTGTTGTTGATATCGGCGATGACCAAGCTGTGGTATTTAAAGTTGAATCACATAACCACCCATCAGCAATTGAACCTTATCAAGGTGCAGCAACTGGTGTCGGCGGTATTATTCGTGACATCGTTTCTATTGGTGCCCGTCCAATCAATTTATTAAATAGTTTACGTTTTGGTGAATTAGACGAAATTCAAAACCGTACATTAACACGCGGTGTCGTTGCTGGTATCGGCGGTTACGGCAACTGTATCGGTATTCCGACAACTGCAGGCGAAATTGAATTTGATGAACGTTATGACGGTAACCCATTAGTAAATGCAATGTGTGTTGGTATCATTGATCACGATATGATTCAAAAAGGTACTGCTAAAGGTGTTGGCAACTCTGTAATTTATGTTGGTTTGAAAACAGGTCGTGATGGCATCCATGGTGCAACTTTTGCTTCTGAAGAATTAAGCGAAGAAAGTGAAAGCAAACGTCCTTCTGTTCAAATCGGCGACCCATTTGTAGGTAAAAAATTAATGGAAGCAACACTTGAAGCTATCACATTCCCTGAATTAGTAGGTATTCAAGATATGGGTGCTGCTGGTTTAACATCTTCATCTTCAGAAATGGCAGCTAAAGGCGGAAGCGGTATGCATATGCGTTTAGATCAAGTGCCTGTTCGTGAAGAAGGTATTTCACCTTATGAAATGATGCTTTCAGAAACACAAGAACGTATGTTATTAGTTGTTGAAAAAGGTACAGAACAAAAATTCTTAGATTTATTCGATAAACATGAATTAGATAGTGCGGTAATCGGTGAAGTTACGGATACAAATCGCTTTGTATTGACTTACGAAGATGAAGTTTATGCTGATATTCCGGTAGAACCATTAGCAGATGAAGCACCTGTTTATATTTTAGAAGGCGAAGAAAAAGCTCATAACACTTCTAAAAATGATTACAGCAATGTAGATGTGAATGATGTATTCAAGAAATTATTAGCACATCCGACAATTGCTTCTAAACGTTATTTATACGAACAATACGATCAACAAGTAGGTGCTAATACTGTTGTAAAACCAGGATTGCAAGCATCAGTAGTTCGTGTTGAAGGTACAAATAAAGCAATTGCTTCTACAATTGATGGTGAAGCACGTTATGTATATAACCAACCGTATGAAGGCGGTAAAATGGTCGTAGCAGAAGCTTATCGCAACTTAATTGCAGTAGGTGCTACACCACTCGCTATGACTGACTGCTTGAATTATGGATCACCAGAGAAAAAAGAAATCTATCAACAATTAATCGATTCTACAAAAGGTATGGCAGAAGCATGTGAAGTACTTAAAACACCAGTTGTATCTGGTAACGTTTCTTTATATAACGAAACTAAAGGTACTTCAATTTTCCCAACACCAGTAGTAGGTATGGTCGGTTTAATTGAAGATATTGATTACTTAAATGATTTCCATCCTCATGCGGGGGATAAATTATATCTTGTAGGCGAAACTCGTAATGATTTCGGCGGCAGCCAACTTGAGAAATTATTATATGGCAAAGTCAACCATGAATCAGAAGCTTTAGATTTATCTGAAGAAGTAGAAAAAGGCGAACAAATTAAAAAAGCTATCAGAGATGGAAAAGCTTCTCATGTACAAACTGTCGGCAAAGGCGGCTTATTGATTACACTTGCACGTTTCAGCGCCTTCTATGGTTTAGGTGTTGATGCGAAATTAGATGTAACTGATGCTCAATTATTCAGTGAATCTCAAGGTCGTTATATTGTCGCAGTTAAAGAAGGACAAACATTAGATATTCCGAATGCACAAGAAATCGGAACAGTAAAAGATAATGGTCAATTTAAAGTCACAAACGGTCAAACAACAGTAGAAGAAAACGTGTCGACGTTAAACGAAATTTGGGAAGGAGCAATTCCTCAATGTATGACATCCGCGGATTAA
- the purQ gene encoding phosphoribosylformylglycinamidine synthase subunit PurQ, which yields MKFAVLVFPGSNCDRDMLNAALKTGAEAEYVDYRETSLEGFDGVLIPGGFSFGDYLRSGAMASVAPIISEVKRFAEEGKPVLGVCNGFQVLTEVGLLPGALLHNDMHLFVSRNESLKVVNNQTPFTNEYAENETVVYPVAHGEGNYYCTEEMYKALEANNQIILKYTDNPNGSYDDIAGIVNERGNVCGMMPHPERALESILGTEDGVKLFESMVNSWREQNA from the coding sequence ATGAAATTCGCAGTATTAGTATTTCCTGGCTCTAACTGTGATAGAGATATGCTGAATGCAGCATTGAAAACAGGTGCAGAGGCAGAATATGTAGATTATCGCGAAACTTCATTAGAAGGCTTCGACGGTGTATTGATTCCAGGCGGTTTCTCATTCGGAGATTATTTACGTTCTGGCGCTATGGCAAGTGTTGCTCCGATTATTTCTGAAGTTAAACGTTTTGCTGAAGAAGGCAAACCTGTTCTTGGTGTATGTAACGGATTCCAAGTTTTAACAGAAGTAGGATTATTGCCAGGTGCTTTATTGCATAATGATATGCATTTATTCGTAAGTCGTAATGAGTCTTTAAAAGTTGTAAATAATCAAACACCTTTCACAAATGAATATGCTGAAAATGAAACAGTAGTTTATCCAGTAGCACATGGTGAAGGGAATTATTATTGTACTGAAGAAATGTATAAAGCATTAGAAGCAAACAATCAAATCATTTTAAAATATACAGATAATCCTAATGGTTCTTACGATGATATTGCAGGTATCGTGAATGAACGTGGTAACGTGTGCGGTATGATGCCTCACCCTGAACGTGCATTAGAATCAATTTTAGGAACAGAAGATGGCGTGAAATTATTTGAGTCAATGGTAAATAGTTGGAGGGAACAAAATGCCTAA
- the purS gene encoding phosphoribosylformylglycinamidine synthase subunit PurS, giving the protein MKTIELHITLQPQVLDTQGQALNRAVHDLGYNQVNDIRVGKLLYFTVDEATDEAVHNIVNTLSEKLFANTVIEEYSYKVVEDDEKENA; this is encoded by the coding sequence ATGAAAACAATCGAATTGCACATCACACTACAACCGCAAGTATTAGATACACAAGGACAAGCACTTAACCGTGCAGTACATGACTTAGGTTATAACCAAGTTAATGATATTCGCGTAGGTAAATTATTGTACTTTACTGTAGATGAAGCAACAGATGAAGCAGTACACAATATTGTAAATACATTAAGTGAAAAATTGTTTGCGAATACAGTTATCGAAGAGTACAGCTATAAAGTTGTCGAAGACGATGAAAAGGAGAATGCATAA
- the purC gene encoding phosphoribosylaminoimidazolesuccinocarboxamide synthase, whose translation MSLLYEGKAKRIFSTDEDGVLRVEYKDEVTAGNGAKKDHIDGKGRLNNQITSIIFEHLKKHGIKSHFIEQTSETEQLVRSVEIIPLEVVVRNIAAGSITKRLGFEKGHEFETPLVEFFYKNDDLNDPLITDDHVKLLNIANDEEIAKLKKMALEINKALVEMLDSINLRLVDFKIEFGRTEDGDILLADEISPDTCRIWEKDSDTNFDKDVYREDRGSIIDTYQTFLNKLEALK comes from the coding sequence ATGTCATTATTATATGAAGGAAAAGCAAAACGTATTTTTTCAACAGATGAAGATGGCGTATTAAGAGTTGAATACAAAGATGAAGTGACAGCAGGAAATGGTGCTAAAAAAGACCATATTGACGGCAAAGGGCGTCTAAACAACCAAATTACTTCAATTATTTTTGAACACCTGAAAAAACATGGTATTAAAAGCCACTTTATAGAACAAACATCAGAAACTGAACAGCTTGTGCGTTCAGTAGAAATTATACCTTTAGAAGTTGTTGTAAGAAATATTGCAGCAGGTTCAATTACAAAACGTTTAGGTTTTGAAAAAGGACATGAATTTGAAACACCGCTTGTTGAATTCTTCTATAAAAATGATGACTTGAATGACCCCCTTATCACAGATGACCATGTGAAATTATTAAATATTGCAAATGACGAAGAAATTGCAAAATTGAAAAAAATGGCATTAGAAATTAATAAAGCATTAGTTGAAATGTTAGACAGCATTAACCTTCGCTTAGTAGATTTTAAAATTGAATTCGGTCGTACAGAAGATGGCGATATCTTATTAGCTGATGAAATTTCTCCGGATACTTGCCGTATTTGGGAAAAAGACAGCGACACAAATTTTGATAAAGATGTATACCGTGAAGATCGCGGTTCAATTATCGACACATACCAAACTTTCTTAAATAAACTGGAGGCACTTAAATAA